In Candidatus Epulonipiscium viviparus, one DNA window encodes the following:
- a CDS encoding sugar phosphate isomerase/epimerase family protein, with protein MIKKSLHVKSIYRSNIISDIRIAKEAGYDAIEAVGSKVLNYLESGNSIDYLKETLQKYDMKIVSVNDIAHCERTDPENVKRIIEEAHALSSFCQAVGSPTIQLVPLCAHEGKPWEQILELTASSVNQILDIGAQYGVRFQLEPVAWSPINSLNKGMEFIKYTGRPNFGTVIDFWHLYYGQGTTYDDVANLDKKYIYNIHFCDGTRNPAGTVCDEEVLRGVYAGEGDIDLPKWVEAVKKTGYDGYWSYELISRKHWEHDTKEVAEKTKALLDKYLD; from the coding sequence ATGATAAAAAAATCATTGCACGTTAAATCAATTTATAGAAGTAATATAATATCTGATATTCGCATTGCCAAAGAAGCTGGCTACGATGCTATAGAAGCCGTGGGATCTAAAGTATTAAATTATCTTGAGTCTGGCAATTCGATTGACTATCTAAAAGAAACTTTACAAAAATATGATATGAAAATCGTTAGCGTAAATGATATAGCTCATTGCGAACGCACAGATCCAGAAAATGTAAAACGCATTATAGAAGAGGCGCATGCTTTATCTAGCTTTTGTCAAGCAGTTGGCAGCCCTACTATCCAGCTTGTTCCATTATGTGCACACGAAGGCAAGCCATGGGAGCAAATCCTGGAACTTACAGCATCTAGTGTAAATCAGATTTTGGACATTGGCGCGCAATATGGAGTACGTTTTCAATTAGAGCCAGTTGCTTGGTCACCTATAAATTCTCTAAATAAAGGAATGGAGTTTATTAAATATACAGGGCGCCCTAATTTTGGTACAGTAATCGACTTTTGGCACCTATATTATGGCCAAGGCACCACATATGATGACGTTGCCAACTTAGATAAAAAGTATATCTATAACATTCATTTTTGCGATGGAACCCGCAATCCGGCTGGTACAGTATGTGATGAGGAAGTCCTACGCGGCGTTTATGCAGGAGAAGGAGATATCGATTTACCAAAATGGGTTGAAGCCGTTAAAAAAACCGGTTATGACGGGTATTGGTCGTATGAACTTATCAGCCGCAAACACTGGGAGCACGATACCAAAGAAGTTGCAGAAAAAACTAAAGCGCTACTAGATAAGTATTTAGATTAG
- a CDS encoding 5-deoxy-glucuronate isomerase: MKLKQDQPFAVGYNSITELDGKHSEMLMDYGILKLEAGTVFSDTKPLEKVFLLMYGEIEVTFNGETHVGKRSCYLNDDVWVLNVPKDVDVVITGLAADSEVAITRTENDIIFAPTIYTAENSVREIRGKGFMNEAGTRIVRTFMDKKLAPHSNIMIGEDVHYPGKWSGFPSHSHEQPEIYYYKFYPENGFGLLKLGDEGVLMEHNDTVKIEPNLVHPQVAAPGYAMYYVWVIRHLENNPYIKPTFEKEHLWVEQEGAKYWPEI; this comes from the coding sequence ATGAAACTAAAACAGGATCAGCCATTTGCTGTTGGATATAATAGCATCACAGAACTAGATGGCAAACATTCAGAAATGCTTATGGATTATGGCATCTTAAAATTAGAAGCCGGCACGGTATTTAGTGATACTAAACCGTTAGAGAAAGTTTTTTTATTGATGTATGGTGAAATTGAGGTCACATTTAACGGTGAAACTCATGTTGGAAAAAGAAGCTGCTACCTTAATGATGATGTATGGGTGTTAAACGTACCTAAAGATGTGGATGTTGTCATTACAGGTTTAGCTGCAGATAGTGAAGTTGCAATTACCCGAACCGAAAACGACATTATCTTTGCTCCAACTATCTATACTGCAGAAAATTCAGTGCGTGAAATTCGAGGAAAAGGCTTTATGAACGAAGCCGGCACTCGTATTGTTAGAACTTTTATGGATAAAAAATTAGCTCCACACTCAAATATTATGATTGGAGAAGATGTGCACTATCCAGGTAAGTGGTCTGGATTTCCATCGCATTCACATGAGCAACCTGAAATTTACTATTATAAATTTTACCCCGAAAATGGATTCGGTTTATTAAAATTGGGCGACGAAGGTGTATTAATGGAGCACAACGATACTGTAAAGATTGAACCAAACTTAGTCCATCCTCAGGTAGCTGCACCAGGATATGCTATGTATTATGTATGGGTAATCCGCCATTTAGAAAACAATCCATATATCAAACCAACTTTTGAAAAAGAGCATCTGTGGGTTGAGCAAGAGGGCGCAAAATATTGGCCAGAAATTTAA
- a CDS encoding TIM barrel protein, translating to MKITGAPGCWGIEDTTNPYNPAYQKVLDEASLAGYTGIELGPYGYLPTDTSILNRELAIRHLKIIAGTMYDELSIAANREYLIAKTHQICQILSNLEAEITPEDQLSFSPPYLVVIDAVNPQRSKTAGLPDEAIRLDDQAWDTLVDNIVAICLVAKSYGIRPVLHPHAGGFIEFADEIDKIAADIGNNIMGFCLDTGHLYYSKMNPVEWLDKYYCRLDYIHFKDINYDIYQTEIANHTGFFEACALGVMCPIGTGCIDYAAIYDFLIAKDYKGYITIEQERDPRDSSNSLADVKASVNYLKKIGYQTNM from the coding sequence ATGAAAATAACAGGCGCTCCAGGATGCTGGGGAATTGAAGATACCACCAATCCCTACAATCCTGCGTATCAAAAAGTTTTAGACGAAGCTTCTCTAGCTGGATATACGGGTATCGAACTTGGTCCTTATGGATATTTACCAACCGATACTTCTATCCTCAACAGAGAGCTTGCAATACGCCATCTTAAGATAATAGCAGGCACAATGTATGACGAGCTGTCAATTGCAGCAAATCGAGAATATCTTATCGCTAAAACGCACCAAATTTGCCAGATTTTATCAAATTTAGAAGCTGAGATTACCCCAGAAGACCAGCTATCTTTTTCACCACCATATCTAGTAGTAATTGATGCGGTGAATCCACAAAGAAGCAAAACTGCGGGGCTTCCAGACGAGGCTATCCGATTGGATGATCAAGCTTGGGATACTTTGGTAGACAATATTGTTGCCATTTGCTTAGTAGCTAAAAGCTATGGGATACGCCCAGTCTTGCATCCTCATGCTGGTGGATTTATTGAGTTTGCTGATGAAATTGATAAGATCGCGGCAGATATCGGCAACAATATCATGGGATTTTGCTTAGACACTGGGCATCTTTATTATTCCAAAATGAATCCTGTGGAATGGCTAGATAAATATTACTGCCGGCTAGATTATATCCATTTCAAAGACATTAACTATGATATTTATCAAACTGAAATTGCTAATCACACTGGTTTTTTTGAAGCATGCGCACTGGGAGTTATGTGCCCGATTGGGACTGGATGCATTGATTACGCAGCCATTTATGATTTTTTAATAGCTAAAGATTACAAGGGCTATATAACAATCGAGCAAGAACGCGATCCTCGCGATAGTAGCAACAGCTTAGCAGATGTCAAAGCTAGTGTTAATTATTTAAAGAAAATAGGTTATCAAACTAATATGTAA
- the iolE gene encoding myo-inosose-2 dehydratase, whose product MMKVQYGCAPINWSNDDLHELGGELTYQQCLSEMALAGYKGSEGGWKYPKEFDVIKKALDLRDLVICNMWFSSFFTTFKNEETYAEFDKHMDYTYALGARVIGVGECGVTVHGNRDIPLMKNRPILTDEQFNNLCTGLNELGKRAKAKGMKVCFHAHVGTGIETLEEIDRLMANTDPELVFLTYDTGHCTVAGEDAAKVLAKHIKRVGHVHVKDVRGSVLQRVREDNLSFLEGVLEGMFTVPGDGTEVKWDEVFKILNDNNYEGWIVVEAEQDPAIADPLEYAQKARAFMKEKTGI is encoded by the coding sequence ATGATGAAAGTGCAATATGGCTGCGCGCCAATCAACTGGTCAAATGATGATTTACACGAATTAGGTGGAGAGCTTACGTATCAGCAATGCCTCAGCGAAATGGCTCTTGCTGGATACAAAGGCAGCGAAGGTGGCTGGAAATATCCTAAAGAATTTGATGTAATAAAAAAAGCTCTGGATCTTAGAGACTTAGTTATTTGCAACATGTGGTTTAGCAGTTTCTTTACAACATTTAAAAACGAAGAAACTTATGCCGAATTTGACAAGCATATGGACTACACTTATGCACTAGGGGCGCGAGTTATTGGAGTAGGGGAATGCGGCGTTACTGTTCATGGCAATCGCGATATTCCTCTTATGAAAAATCGACCTATTTTAACAGATGAGCAATTCAACAATTTATGTACCGGGCTTAACGAGCTAGGCAAACGTGCCAAAGCTAAGGGAATGAAAGTTTGCTTCCATGCACACGTTGGAACCGGAATCGAAACTCTCGAAGAAATTGACAGATTGATGGCAAACACTGATCCTGAGCTAGTGTTCTTAACTTATGATACAGGACATTGTACTGTTGCAGGTGAAGATGCGGCAAAAGTTCTTGCAAAGCATATTAAGCGCGTGGGGCACGTTCATGTTAAAGATGTTAGAGGAAGTGTATTGCAGCGTGTTAGAGAAGATAATCTTAGCTTTTTAGAAGGCGTTTTAGAGGGAATGTTTACAGTACCTGGCGATGGAACAGAAGTTAAGTGGGATGAAGTCTTTAAAATTTTAAATGATAACAATTATGAAGGATGGATAGTTGTAGAAGCCGAGCAGGACCCGGCAATTGCAGATCCATTAGAATACGCTCAAAAAGCACGTGCATTTATGAAGGAAAAAACTGGCATTTAA
- a CDS encoding Gfo/Idh/MocA family protein, protein MFNEELLQGKSLRWGMVGGGRGSEVGYLHRGSALRDNAFTLVAGAFDIDPQRCISFGENLGIARDRLYSNYQEMFAEEAKRPDGIEVVSIATPNSTHFEIAKAALEANLHVICEKPLCFTVEQAQELIDLTEKKNRVFGVTYGYTGAQMLHQARKMVENGDLGEIRVINMQFAHGFHSSEVETSSAGAKWRVTPEIAGQTYVLADIGTHAFFLSEVIAPQLKVKELLCTRQSFIKSRAPLEDNAVVLLQYENGAIGNLWASAVNAGSMHQHKIRVIGSKASIEWWDEHPNQLKYEIQGEPARVLDRGMGYLYQDETINCDRAGGGHAEGLFDSWANLYHRFAVAIHAKNNNQEVKINYPSVYDGAEGVKFLAKCVESANSGSTWVNY, encoded by the coding sequence ATGTTTAATGAGGAATTACTTCAAGGCAAATCACTTAGATGGGGAATGGTAGGAGGCGGTCGCGGAAGCGAAGTTGGCTATTTACACCGTGGCAGCGCATTACGCGACAATGCATTTACTTTAGTCGCAGGAGCATTTGATATAGATCCACAAAGATGCATTTCATTTGGCGAAAATTTGGGAATTGCTCGCGACAGATTGTATTCCAATTATCAAGAGATGTTTGCAGAAGAGGCAAAACGACCAGATGGAATCGAAGTAGTCTCTATCGCAACTCCAAACTCAACGCACTTCGAAATAGCAAAAGCAGCTTTGGAAGCCAACTTGCATGTCATCTGCGAAAAGCCTCTTTGCTTTACTGTTGAGCAAGCACAAGAACTAATCGATTTAACCGAAAAGAAGAACCGAGTTTTTGGCGTAACTTATGGATACACTGGCGCTCAGATGCTGCATCAGGCCAGAAAAATGGTAGAAAATGGAGATTTAGGCGAAATTCGTGTAATCAACATGCAATTTGCACATGGCTTCCATTCATCTGAAGTAGAAACTAGTAGTGCGGGTGCAAAATGGCGTGTTACCCCAGAAATTGCTGGCCAAACTTATGTATTAGCAGATATCGGTACCCACGCATTCTTTTTATCAGAAGTAATTGCTCCTCAACTGAAAGTTAAAGAACTCTTGTGTACACGCCAAAGTTTTATTAAAAGCAGAGCTCCACTAGAAGACAATGCTGTTGTACTTTTGCAATACGAAAACGGAGCTATTGGCAACCTATGGGCAAGCGCCGTAAACGCAGGCTCAATGCACCAGCATAAAATACGTGTTATAGGTTCCAAAGCAAGTATTGAGTGGTGGGATGAGCATCCAAATCAGCTAAAATATGAAATTCAAGGCGAACCAGCCAGAGTTCTAGACAGAGGAATGGGCTACTTGTATCAAGATGAAACAATTAACTGCGACAGAGCCGGCGGCGGTCATGCAGAGGGATTATTTGATTCTTGGGCCAATTTATATCACAGATTTGCAGTTGCAATACATGCAAAAAACAATAATCAAGAAGTAAAAATCAACTATCCAAGCGTATATGACGGTGCTGAAGGAGTAAAATTCTTAGCAAAATGTGTAGAGTCAGCAAATAGTGGCTCAACTTGGGTAAATTATTAA
- a CDS encoding MFS transporter, which produces MSTTTETRVSSIDQAMVKVPLVTKLAYGSGDVACNLVFGTITALLTLFYTDYVGISPLIIGNIMLISRVFDGISDVIVGYLVSHTHTKWGQSRPWILWSSIPFCLSLILLFSVPTQSSDLVKMIYIFITYNFCNTVCFTALNLPYGSLSAMLTRDSKERDLVSVFRMAMSPFGRILVSMSTIPLVKALGNTQQAFVITATIWAALALILLIFCFVKCEEKVAVVVPEKKEKVAGQAKRSFMAIVTNKYFWLVCLFWIFQNAAVGVVGILLPYYSKYILLNDTWMYSTIYFAETISIIIGVMISPLFMRKIGKRNLLVIGSIIAIVGQILFMLNPYSFPIAVLSAIIRGIGAAPLNAVVFGMLCDVVEYGQWKTGLRQEAYLFSAGSVGTKIGPGIVAAIVTGMLTAGGYISSSSGGAVQPQEALDTIVFLYQWAPLVIWVVVLIGGLLYGLDKIYPQIMEDLAEREARGEM; this is translated from the coding sequence ATGAGTACTACAACAGAAACAAGAGTATCATCAATCGATCAAGCCATGGTTAAAGTTCCATTAGTTACGAAATTAGCTTATGGAAGCGGAGATGTTGCCTGCAATTTAGTTTTTGGAACCATTACCGCGCTTCTCACATTATTTTATACAGATTATGTTGGAATATCACCATTAATAATTGGTAATATCATGCTTATTTCAAGAGTATTTGATGGCATATCAGACGTTATAGTAGGATACTTGGTATCGCATACACACACAAAGTGGGGTCAATCACGACCGTGGATACTTTGGTCATCAATACCATTTTGCCTTTCATTAATTTTGCTATTTTCAGTACCAACACAATCATCGGATCTAGTAAAAATGATCTATATTTTTATAACGTATAATTTCTGCAACACCGTGTGTTTTACAGCATTAAATCTCCCTTACGGAAGCCTCTCCGCTATGTTAACACGCGATTCCAAAGAACGTGATTTGGTTTCGGTATTTCGTATGGCGATGTCACCATTTGGTCGAATATTAGTTAGTATGTCTACCATCCCTTTAGTCAAAGCACTGGGAAATACTCAACAAGCATTTGTTATTACTGCAACTATATGGGCTGCATTAGCCTTAATTTTGCTAATATTTTGCTTTGTAAAATGCGAAGAAAAAGTAGCAGTCGTTGTACCCGAAAAGAAAGAGAAAGTAGCAGGGCAAGCGAAACGTTCATTTATGGCTATTGTAACCAATAAATATTTCTGGCTTGTATGCTTATTTTGGATTTTTCAAAACGCAGCTGTAGGAGTAGTAGGAATATTACTTCCTTATTATAGTAAATATATTCTCCTAAACGATACTTGGATGTATAGTACAATTTACTTTGCCGAAACAATTAGTATTATAATCGGAGTTATGATCTCACCTCTTTTTATGAGAAAAATCGGTAAACGAAACTTGCTTGTCATTGGATCTATTATTGCAATAGTGGGTCAAATCCTATTTATGTTAAACCCTTACTCATTTCCAATTGCAGTTCTATCTGCCATTATACGTGGTATTGGGGCCGCACCGCTAAATGCTGTTGTATTCGGAATGTTATGTGATGTTGTAGAATACGGTCAATGGAAAACAGGGCTTCGTCAAGAGGCATATTTGTTCTCTGCAGGTTCAGTGGGCACCAAAATTGGCCCTGGAATTGTTGCAGCTATCGTAACAGGCATGTTAACCGCCGGTGGATATATTTCATCCAGTTCAGGTGGCGCTGTGCAACCACAAGAAGCATTAGATACGATTGTATTCTTGTATCAATGGGCTCCACTAGTTATTTGGGTTGTAGTTTTAATAGGCGGTTTGCTATATGGTTTGGATAAAATTTATCCACAAATCATGGAGGACCTTGCAGAGCGTGAAGCTAGAGGCGAAATGTAG
- the ftsH gene encoding ATP-dependent zinc metalloprotease FtsH, translating to MNKKPRGSFIIYLVIIGILFVAIFLTNNTSMQNVPQTLTLSDLILNIESGNVSEMVIEEAGDIVYVTFKLQGAQNVTTLPLNSESFNDYLFSLPSEYLEMMRIVPTEQQASMFFPILQIVMLAGMFIFIMVFFVQQMQGGGGGRMMSFGKSKARMSIDEKGKISFKDVAGLEEEKEEVTELVDFLKNSAKYTEVGAKIPRGVLLVGPPGTGKTLLAKAVAGEAGVPFFSISGSDFVEMFVGVGASRVRDLFEQAKKNAPAIVFIDEIDAVGRKRGAGLGGGHDEREQTLNQLLVEMDGFGINEGVIVMAATNRSDVLDPALLRPGRFDRQVVVGRPDVKGREAILKVHAKGKPLNEDIDLQVIARTTSGFTGADLANLMNEAALLTARHNKRAIDMDEVQKAFIKITVGTEKKSNLVTVNEKKITAYHEVGHAILHEVLENLDSVHSVSIIPTGFAGGYTMSLPSEDKMYMTRSRMVNEIVSLLGGRAAEYLIFKDITTGASNDIERATHIARDMVTKYGMSELGPIKYGDEQGEVFLGRDFNHTRNYSENVATKIDEYIREIVEEAYKESVRILEENMDTLVHASEILIKKEKISGNEFRKLMKGEEIDIENLDNTSVFVMSEQLKENMAKIKEIRDGEEPKELIRDILSKKQVDIAPEDEEYKDDDDF from the coding sequence TTGAATAAGAAACCAAGAGGTAGTTTTATAATTTATTTGGTCATTATAGGTATATTATTTGTTGCTATATTTTTAACAAATAATACATCTATGCAAAATGTACCACAGACTCTCACTCTAAGCGACCTCATTTTAAATATTGAGTCGGGAAATGTCAGTGAGATGGTGATAGAAGAGGCAGGAGATATTGTTTATGTAACTTTTAAACTTCAAGGAGCGCAAAACGTTACGACACTTCCTTTAAACAGTGAATCGTTCAATGACTATTTATTTTCATTGCCAAGTGAATATTTAGAAATGATGCGAATAGTTCCAACAGAGCAACAGGCGAGTATGTTCTTTCCAATATTACAAATTGTAATGCTTGCGGGAATGTTTATTTTTATCATGGTGTTTTTCGTACAGCAAATGCAAGGCGGTGGCGGCGGAAGAATGATGAGCTTTGGAAAAAGTAAAGCTCGTATGTCTATCGATGAAAAGGGTAAAATATCTTTTAAAGATGTTGCGGGTCTTGAAGAAGAAAAAGAAGAGGTAACAGAACTTGTAGACTTTTTAAAGAATTCTGCAAAATACACAGAAGTAGGAGCAAAGATTCCTCGTGGAGTATTGCTTGTGGGTCCTCCAGGAACAGGTAAGACGCTTCTTGCTAAGGCTGTTGCAGGAGAAGCTGGTGTGCCATTTTTTAGCATTTCTGGATCCGATTTTGTGGAAATGTTTGTAGGTGTAGGTGCGTCACGTGTAAGAGATTTGTTTGAGCAAGCTAAAAAAAATGCTCCAGCTATAGTATTTATAGATGAAATTGATGCTGTCGGACGTAAGAGAGGCGCAGGTCTTGGAGGTGGGCACGATGAACGTGAGCAAACTCTAAACCAATTGCTTGTTGAAATGGACGGGTTTGGTATCAACGAAGGTGTAATAGTTATGGCAGCGACAAATCGTTCGGATGTTTTGGACCCTGCGTTACTTAGACCAGGTCGCTTTGATAGGCAAGTTGTAGTTGGGCGTCCTGATGTTAAAGGTAGAGAAGCTATTTTAAAAGTGCATGCAAAAGGTAAGCCTCTAAATGAAGATATTGATCTTCAGGTTATTGCTAGAACAACTTCTGGATTTACAGGAGCCGATCTTGCAAACCTTATGAATGAGGCAGCGTTGCTTACTGCGAGACATAATAAGCGTGCGATAGATATGGATGAAGTACAAAAAGCATTTATTAAAATTACAGTAGGAACCGAAAAGAAAAGTAATTTGGTAACAGTTAATGAGAAAAAAATTACTGCATATCATGAAGTAGGGCATGCGATATTACATGAGGTATTAGAAAATTTAGATTCTGTACACAGTGTTTCTATTATTCCAACGGGCTTTGCTGGAGGATATACAATGTCTTTGCCAAGTGAAGATAAGATGTATATGACTAGATCACGAATGGTAAATGAAATTGTATCACTTTTGGGAGGTAGAGCTGCAGAGTATCTGATATTTAAGGATATAACAACTGGTGCGTCAAATGACATAGAGCGTGCAACTCATATTGCTAGAGATATGGTTACAAAATATGGTATGAGCGAACTGGGTCCTATTAAATATGGTGATGAGCAAGGTGAAGTATTCTTGGGCCGTGACTTTAATCATACTAGAAACTATAGCGAAAATGTTGCAACTAAAATCGATGAGTATATTCGCGAAATTGTAGAAGAGGCATATAAAGAGTCTGTTAGAATTTTGGAAGAAAATATGGATACCTTAGTTCATGCTTCAGAAATCCTTATTAAGAAAGAGAAGATTTCTGGTAATGAGTTTAGAAAGCTGATGAAAGGTGAAGAAATAGATATCGAAAATTTAGACAACACAAGCGTTTTTGTAATGAGTGAGCAACTTAAAGAAAATATGGCAAAAATCAAAGAAATAAGAGACGGTGAAGAACCGAAAGAACTGATTAGAGATATTCTATCTAAGAAACAGGTTGACATTGCGCCTGAAGATGAAGAATATAAAGATGATGACGATTTTTAA
- the hpt gene encoding hypoxanthine phosphoribosyltransferase has product MSDILIEKLIGEEEITRRIREIGQQISDDYAGEEILLLCVLKGGVMFMTELAKNISIPLNMDFMSVSSYGNEVVSSGVIKILKDLDEPINDKHIIIVEDIIDSGCTLSYLRNILEARGPKSIKICTLLDKPQTRKVEVNVDYVGFNIPDEFVVGYGLDYQQKYRNLPYIAKVRREYI; this is encoded by the coding sequence ATGTCTGATATACTAATAGAGAAACTAATTGGTGAAGAGGAGATTACAAGACGCATTCGAGAAATAGGACAACAGATTTCAGATGATTATGCAGGGGAAGAAATTTTGCTATTATGTGTATTAAAAGGTGGCGTTATGTTTATGACAGAACTTGCAAAAAATATTAGTATTCCGCTTAATATGGATTTTATGTCCGTTTCAAGTTATGGAAATGAAGTTGTGAGTAGTGGTGTAATCAAAATTTTAAAAGACCTGGATGAACCTATAAATGATAAACATATAATAATCGTTGAAGATATAATAGATTCTGGTTGTACTTTAAGTTATTTAAGGAATATACTGGAAGCAAGAGGGCCAAAGAGCATTAAAATTTGTACATTACTTGACAAGCCGCAAACTAGGAAAGTAGAGGTAAATGTAGATTATGTAGGTTTTAATATTCCAGATGAATTTGTTGTGGGATATGGGTTAGATTATCAGCAAAAATATAGAAATCTGCCTTATATCGCAAAAGTAAGAAGGGAGTATATATAA
- the tilS gene encoding tRNA lysidine(34) synthetase TilS, whose product MHIQIIENKILDYIKGNDLINIGDEIVVAVSGGADSMMLLDYLYRNKNFLYISIRIAHVNHKMRVDAEKDMEFVKNYAKEREIICDVLECDIEALATKTKMSSEAAGRKVRYEFFESLPHTKIATAHTANDQAETVLMRFLRGSDVKGLSGINAKRENIIRPILCITREEVEFYCNHHGIEYKTDHTNFLEIYTRNKIRLSLIPYITKNINANIMHTLIEHSKLYREEEEFLSAYTKKIYDSIILKSEDSYEINIEKFKVEMPYIQKKLLAQVIFNLKGFSYNITTAHLNFAISLVNKQSGKSINLPEGVKILRTQYSLVVYLENDRGKQSVIDLHLGKNVFEKYIITLTLVNKFSKKSTNNYTKYIDYDRIKSGLKVRGKQNGDRIGNKKLKKIFVDEKIPIHMRNHIPIIVDGNEVVCVYNRLNTAYYITDETTQILEIKIILGGLHV is encoded by the coding sequence ATGCATATACAAATTATTGAAAACAAAATATTAGACTATATAAAAGGAAATGATTTAATTAACATAGGTGATGAAATAGTAGTTGCAGTGTCTGGTGGAGCAGATTCTATGATGTTATTGGATTACTTATATAGAAATAAAAATTTTTTATACATTTCGATTAGAATTGCTCATGTAAATCATAAAATGAGGGTAGACGCAGAAAAAGATATGGAGTTTGTAAAAAATTATGCCAAGGAGCGAGAAATTATTTGTGATGTATTGGAATGTGATATCGAGGCCCTTGCAACAAAGACAAAAATGTCGAGTGAAGCAGCAGGTCGTAAAGTACGATACGAATTTTTTGAATCACTTCCACATACTAAAATAGCAACAGCGCATACCGCAAACGATCAAGCAGAAACTGTATTGATGAGGTTTTTGCGAGGTAGCGATGTAAAAGGGCTTAGTGGCATAAATGCAAAACGAGAAAATATTATTCGTCCAATTTTATGTATTACTCGTGAGGAAGTAGAATTTTATTGTAATCACCACGGTATAGAGTATAAAACTGATCACACAAATTTCTTAGAAATATATACAAGAAATAAGATTAGGCTGTCGTTGATCCCATATATAACCAAGAATATAAACGCCAATATTATGCATACATTAATTGAACATAGCAAATTATATAGAGAAGAAGAAGAATTTTTATCTGCCTACACAAAAAAAATATATGATAGTATTATACTAAAAAGTGAAGACTCGTATGAAATTAATATAGAGAAGTTTAAAGTAGAAATGCCTTATATTCAAAAAAAACTCCTAGCACAGGTCATCTTCAATTTAAAAGGTTTTTCCTATAATATTACAACTGCACACTTAAATTTTGCCATTTCATTGGTAAATAAGCAAAGTGGCAAAAGTATTAATCTTCCAGAAGGTGTAAAAATTCTTAGAACACAATATTCTTTAGTAGTATATTTAGAAAATGATAGAGGCAAACAATCGGTAATAGACCTACACTTAGGTAAAAATGTTTTTGAAAAATATATTATTACTCTTACTTTGGTTAACAAATTTTCAAAAAAATCCACAAATAACTATACTAAATATATTGATTATGATAGAATAAAAAGTGGCTTAAAAGTAAGAGGCAAACAAAATGGGGATAGAATCGGTAATAAAAAGTTAAAAAAAATTTTTGTTGATGAAAAAATTCCTATTCATATGAGAAATCATATCCCTATAATCGTTGATGGTAATGAAGTGGTATGTGTTTATAACAGATTAAATACAGCTTATTATATAACCGACGAGACGACTCAAATACTGGAGATAAAAATTATTTTAGGAGGTTTACATGTCTGA
- the rpmE gene encoding 50S ribosomal protein L31 produces the protein MNAEIQPKYEELTITCNCGNNFQTRSTKENIRVEVCSKCHPFYTGKQRSAQAKGRIDKFNKRYNA, from the coding sequence ATGAATGCAGAAATTCAACCAAAATATGAAGAGCTTACAATAACCTGTAACTGTGGCAACAATTTCCAAACACGTTCTACTAAGGAAAATATTCGTGTAGAAGTTTGCTCGAAATGCCACCCGTTTTATACAGGTAAGCAACGTTCTGCTCAAGCTAAGGGTAGAATCGATAAGTTCAATAAAAGATACAATGCTTAA